The following nucleotide sequence is from Streptomyces sp. HUAS CB01.
GAAAAAGTATGACGTTTATGTCTCAGGCTCTTGAATAAGTCGTACCTATTAGGTTTCAGTAGCGCACGGCCCGACGTCCGACCGGCGTCCGGGCCGATGTCGACGAGGACAGCGAGGCACCTATGAGCACCCCCCACGTGGTTGTGGTGATGGGCATGGCAGGGACCGGCAAGACCACCATCGGTCCCCTGATCGCCGAGGCACTGGGCGTTCCCTACGCCGAGGGCGACGACTTCCATCCCGCGGACAACATCGCCAAGATGTCCGCCGGCATCCCGCTGGACGACGCCGACCGCGAGCCCTGGCTGGACGCCATCGGCCGCTGGGCACACGGCAGGGCCGGGCTCGGCGGGGTCGTCAGCTGCTCCGCGCTGAAGCGGATCTACCGGGACCGGCTGCGGGCCGCCGCGCCGGACGTCGAGTTCCTCCATCTGACCGGCGACCGCGCGCTGATCGAGCGCCGGATGGCCGAACGCAAGGGCCACTTCATGCCCACCGCGCTCCTCGACTCGCAGTTCGCCACCCTGCAGCCCCTGCAGGACGACGAGGCCGGCGTCGCCGTCGACGTCTCCGGCTCCCCCCAGGAAATCACCGAGCGGGCCGTCGCCGCGCTGCGCCGGCTCGAGGACTGAGGATTCACCGTGACCCGTCTCAGCGTCGAGATGCTGGCAGCGGACGCCACCGAGCCGATCACCTCGGCCGGCAACGCACAGCTCGGCATCGCCGTACTCGCCGGCATCGCCGTCATCGTCGTGCTCATCACCCGGTTCAAACTGCACGCCTTTCTGGCGCTGACGATCGGCTCACTGGCGCTGGGCGCCATCGCCGGTGCTCCGCTGGGCAAGACCATCGTGTCGTTCACCACCGGACTGGGCACCACCGTCGCCGGTGTCGGCGTACTGATCGCGCTGGGCGCGATCCTCGGCAAGCTGCTCGCCGACTCCGGCGGCGCGGACGAGATCGTCGACACGATCCTCGCCAAGGCCGGCGGCCGGGCGATGCCGTGGGCGATGGTCCTGATCGCCTCGATCATCGGCCTCCCCCTCTTCTTCGAGGTCGGCATCGTCCTACTGATCCCCGTGGTGCTCATGGTCGCCAAGCGCGGCAACTACTCGCTGATGCGGATCGGCATCCCGGCCCTCGCCGGACTCTCCGTGATGCACGGCCTCATCCCGCCCCACCCCGGCCCGCTCGTGGCGATCGACGCCATCGGCGCGAACCTGGGCGTCACCCTGGCCCTCGGCCTCGTCGTCGCGATACCCACCGTCGTCATCGCCGGCCCGCTGTTCTCCAAGTACGCGGCCCGCTGGGTGGACATCGAGGCTCCCGAGGGCATGATCCCGCAGCGGGCGACCGAGGAGCTCGAGAAGCGCCCGAGCTTCGGGGCCACGGTCTCCACCGTGCTGCTGCCGGTCGTCCTCATGATGTCCCACGCGCTGGTGGAGATCGTCGTCGACGACCCCGAGAACCCCCTCCAGCGGGTCACCGCCGTCATCGGCTCCCCGCTGATCGCCCTGCTCGCCGCAGTGATCGTGGGCATGTTCACGCTGGGCCGCGCCGCCGGCTTCTCCAAGGAGCGGATCGGCAGCACCGTCGAGAAGTCGCTCGCCCCGATCGCCGGCGTGCTGCTCATCGTCGGCGCGGGCGGTGGTTTCAAGACCACGCTGATCGACATCGGCGTCGGCCAGATGATCCTGGACTTCTCCAAGAACTGGGCCATCCCGACCCTGCTGCTGGCCTGGCTGATCGCGGTGGCGATCCGTCTGGCAACGGGCTCCGCGACCGTGGCGACGATCTCCGCGGCCGGTCTCGTCGCCCCGCTCGCCGCGGACATGGGCACCGCGGAGGCGGCCCTGCTCGTGCTCGCCATCGGCGCCGGCTCGCTCTTCTTCAGCCATGTCAACGACGCCGGATTCTGGCTGGTGAAGGAGTACTTCGGGATGAACGTCGGCCAGACGGTGAAGACCTGGTCGGTGATGGAGACCATCATCTCGGTGGTCGGCATCGTCTTCGTACTGCTGCTGTCCCTCGTGCTGTAGCGACGGTCAGTCCCGGTCGGGGTCCCACAGCGGGTGCTCCCGGCGGGCCCACGGGCGCTCGACCGACCCGGTGCGCATGCCACGGCGTGCCTCCGGGTCGGCGAGCGCCTTCGCGATGTGCCCGGCCAGGACGACGCCGATGGTGAGCGCCAGCCAGTCGTGCACGAACGTCGCCCCGTTGCGCCAGACCAGCGGGGCGAGTCGCGTGAACCACATCAGCAGCCCCGTGCCGAGCATCACGAGCACCGCGCCCGCGATCCACGCGGCGTACAGCTTCTGCCCGGCGTTGAACTTGCCGGCCGGGCGCTGCCCGGGGCCGTGCCGGCGGCGGAGCGCGGACCGCAGCCAGGTGCGGTCGTGCGGCCCGAAGCGGTTCAGCCGCCGCAGGTCCCTCCGGAACGCTCGGGAGGCCAGGCCCAGCAGGAACGGCACCGGGAGGAGCAGCCCCGACCACTCGTGCAGGGTCACCACGAGCCCGCGGCGGCCCACGAGCTCGGCGAGGCCCGGCACGTACAGGCACGCGGCCGTCGCGACGCACAGCAGCATCAGTGCCGCGGTGGCGCGGTGCACCAGGCGTTCGGCCGGGCTGAACCTCCTTACACGGTGCGGGGGTTCAGACGGTGGGGGCGTCGTCGCGGCCGTTCGACCGGCCGACCCAGGCGTCGATGTCATAGCCTCGCTCCTCCCAGTAACCGGGGCGCACGTCCCGGGTCAGGGAGATCCCGGAGAGCCATTTCGCGGACTTGTAGAAGTACATGGGTGCGACGTACAGCCGCACCGGGCCGCCGTGCGCGTGGGAGAGCGGTTCGTCCCGCATCCGCAGGCAGACCAGGACGTCCGAGCGGCGGGCCTGGTCGAGGGTCAGGCTCTCGCTGTACACGCCGTCGAAGCAGGTGAAGCGGACCGCACGGGCCTCCGGCCGGACACCCACGGCGTCCAGCAGGTCCGCCAGCCGGACGCCTTCGAACGGGGTGTCGGGGACGCGCCAGCCCGTCACGCACTGGACGTCGCGTACGAGGCGGGTCTGCGGCAGCCTGCGCAGGGCGGCGAGGGTGAACTCGGCGGGGCGCTCGACCAGTCCGCCGACGGTGAGCCGGTAGTCGGTGGGGGTCTTCCGGGGCACGGAGGAGGCGACCGAGTAGTAGCGGAACCCGCCGCCGTTGGGCAGCAGTCCGGTGAGCTTGGTCGGGTCCTTGTCGGCGACCGACCCGAGGAAGGCTTCGAGACCGCGCTGGAGCCAGGGCGCGGCGGCGACGCCCGCTGCGCCGAGGCCGAGCACCGCGAGCACGGTGCGCCGTCCGACGGGTGCGCCCTCCGCGTCCGCGTCCGGGGCCGGGGTCGGGGCCGGGGCCGGTTCCAGGTCCGGCTCCGGAGCCGGTTCCAGGTCCCGGGCCGCCGACGCGCCCGGGGCCAGGTCGGGTTCCGAGCCCCGGGCCGGTTCCCGGGCCGGGGCCGGTTCCCGGGCCGGAGCCGGGGCCGCCGATGCCCCCGGGGCCTGGGGCGTTCCCGGACTCGCCGAGGCGCCCGTGGACGGGACCGGCGGTGTGCCCGGGGCCGCCGAGGGACGCGGGGGCGGGTCGGACGGCGCCGGGCCCGGGGGCGGGGTGGTTGCGTTCACCCCTCGATTCGAGCACCCGCGGCCGCCGGGATCCAGCGGCCGCGGGTGTCCGTCAGACTTCCGTCACACCTGGGCGCCGGGCGCGGGCTCCGTCCCGGCTGCCTGCTCCAGCCGGAAGGCCTCGTTGCCGAGCCCGATCCGGGCGTGCACCTCGGGGCGCACCGACTTCAGGACCGCGCCGTAGACCAGACCCCCGACCAGGGCGGCGCCGATGATGCCGGGCAGGATCCAGCTCAGCCAGGAGCCGGGGCCGGCGCCGATCAGCACGTCGAAGTCCTTCACCGTGTAGACGGCGATCGCCAGGAGGGCGAGACCCGCGAGGCCGGAGGAGACGAGCCGCCAGGCCTGCGGTCCGGCCGCGCCGCGTCGTACGAAGAAGGCGATCACGGCGAAGGAGGCCGCCGCCATCAGCAGGATCACCCCGAGTGCCCCGATGTTGCCCATCCAGGTGAACAGGCGCAGCACCGGAGTGGTCGGGTCGCCCGCGGGCATGGAGTCGGTGGCGGCGAAGGCCACGATCACCGCGACGGAGACGACGGACTGGAGCACCGAGCCGGTGGCGGGGGCGCCGCTCGTACGGTTCGTCCGGCCGAAGCCGGCGGGCAGCAGTCCCTCGCGGCCCATGGCGAACGCGTACCGCGCGACGACGTTGTGGAAGCTGAGCAGCGCCGCGAACATGCCCGTCACGAAGAGGACGTGCAGCACGTCGGTGAAGGTCGCGCCGAGTCGGCTGCCGGTGAGCGAGAACAGCAGCCCGGGGCCCTGCTCGGCCGCCTCGCGGGTGACGGCGCCGGGGCCCGTGGCGACGGTGAGCGCCCAGGCGCTGAGCGCGAGGAACAGCGCGGCGTAGCCGACGGCGAGGAACATCACGCGCGAGACGACGACCTGGGGGCGGCTGGTCTCCTCCGCGTACACCGGGGACTGCTCGAAGCCGACGAACGCGGCGATGCAGAAGCACAGGGCGG
It contains:
- a CDS encoding gluconokinase; protein product: MSTPHVVVVMGMAGTGKTTIGPLIAEALGVPYAEGDDFHPADNIAKMSAGIPLDDADREPWLDAIGRWAHGRAGLGGVVSCSALKRIYRDRLRAAAPDVEFLHLTGDRALIERRMAERKGHFMPTALLDSQFATLQPLQDDEAGVAVDVSGSPQEITERAVAALRRLED
- a CDS encoding GntP family permease, whose protein sequence is MTRLSVEMLAADATEPITSAGNAQLGIAVLAGIAVIVVLITRFKLHAFLALTIGSLALGAIAGAPLGKTIVSFTTGLGTTVAGVGVLIALGAILGKLLADSGGADEIVDTILAKAGGRAMPWAMVLIASIIGLPLFFEVGIVLLIPVVLMVAKRGNYSLMRIGIPALAGLSVMHGLIPPHPGPLVAIDAIGANLGVTLALGLVVAIPTVVIAGPLFSKYAARWVDIEAPEGMIPQRATEELEKRPSFGATVSTVLLPVVLMMSHALVEIVVDDPENPLQRVTAVIGSPLIALLAAVIVGMFTLGRAAGFSKERIGSTVEKSLAPIAGVLLIVGAGGGFKTTLIDIGVGQMILDFSKNWAIPTLLLAWLIAVAIRLATGSATVATISAAGLVAPLAADMGTAEAALLVLAIGAGSLFFSHVNDAGFWLVKEYFGMNVGQTVKTWSVMETIISVVGIVFVLLLSLVL
- a CDS encoding cytochrome b/b6 domain-containing protein; translation: MTSTPGSAGRTAATTPPPSEPPHRVRRFSPAERLVHRATAALMLLCVATAACLYVPGLAELVGRRGLVVTLHEWSGLLLPVPFLLGLASRAFRRDLRRLNRFGPHDRTWLRSALRRRHGPGQRPAGKFNAGQKLYAAWIAGAVLVMLGTGLLMWFTRLAPLVWRNGATFVHDWLALTIGVVLAGHIAKALADPEARRGMRTGSVERPWARREHPLWDPDRD
- a CDS encoding molybdopterin-dependent oxidoreductase, encoding MEPAPAPTPAPDADAEGAPVGRRTVLAVLGLGAAGVAAAPWLQRGLEAFLGSVADKDPTKLTGLLPNGGGFRYYSVASSVPRKTPTDYRLTVGGLVERPAEFTLAALRRLPQTRLVRDVQCVTGWRVPDTPFEGVRLADLLDAVGVRPEARAVRFTCFDGVYSESLTLDQARRSDVLVCLRMRDEPLSHAHGGPVRLYVAPMYFYKSAKWLSGISLTRDVRPGYWEERGYDIDAWVGRSNGRDDAPTV
- a CDS encoding APC family permease — encoded protein: MPPASSSTSTSATSTSEINTYKGQERALRADRLGTAGLLLSVLAASAPLMVVAGVMPTVYGVMGIVGQPLLYVILGVVLLLFSVGYAEMSRHVHNAGAFYAYIARGLGATSGAGAALVALVAYSAMQVGIYGILGFEVSGLLATHLDLTVAWWVPALAAAAVVAVLGWLKIDLNAKVLGVLLVVECALVVVFDVAAVTDPGPEGLSLSAFDPGTLTGAGLGTALCFCIAAFVGFEQSPVYAEETSRPQVVVSRVMFLAVGYAALFLALSAWALTVATGPGAVTREAAEQGPGLLFSLTGSRLGATFTDVLHVLFVTGMFAALLSFHNVVARYAFAMGREGLLPAGFGRTNRTSGAPATGSVLQSVVSVAVIVAFAATDSMPAGDPTTPVLRLFTWMGNIGALGVILLMAAASFAVIAFFVRRGAAGPQAWRLVSSGLAGLALLAIAVYTVKDFDVLIGAGPGSWLSWILPGIIGAALVGGLVYGAVLKSVRPEVHARIGLGNEAFRLEQAAGTEPAPGAQV